One window from the genome of Fulvivirga lutea encodes:
- a CDS encoding SOS response-associated peptidase, which translates to MCYDVATNYKRQLKEAERLGADKSEIDFLSKKLKELEKLKRYNESIEHYYTSGFSHQKLGVITADKPDELQFFQWGLIPFWVKDSKTAQKLSNQTLNARGETIFEKPSFRAAAKKRRCLVVLTGYYEHYWADAKGKRKIPYYIEFKNKLPMYMGGLWEEWVDKETGEVVKTVTIVTTEANSALAKVHNRDESNPRMLNIIPNEMKFDWLHEIQNDSDKKFIESLIRPYPEEELTIYPVGQLRGKNGLGDVPEAHEKVEYEDIEVPLFD; encoded by the coding sequence ATGTGTTACGATGTAGCTACCAATTACAAAAGACAGCTTAAAGAAGCTGAACGCTTGGGTGCTGATAAATCAGAAATTGACTTCTTAAGTAAGAAATTGAAGGAATTAGAAAAGCTCAAAAGGTATAATGAGTCCATAGAACATTATTACACTTCTGGCTTTAGTCATCAAAAACTTGGGGTTATCACTGCCGATAAGCCCGATGAACTACAATTCTTTCAATGGGGACTCATTCCATTTTGGGTAAAAGATTCAAAAACTGCTCAAAAACTTTCAAACCAAACGCTAAATGCCAGAGGAGAAACAATTTTTGAGAAGCCGTCATTCAGGGCCGCTGCAAAAAAGCGGAGATGCTTGGTGGTACTAACAGGATATTATGAACACTATTGGGCTGACGCAAAAGGCAAGCGAAAAATTCCATACTACATTGAGTTTAAAAATAAGTTGCCTATGTATATGGGCGGTTTATGGGAAGAATGGGTAGACAAAGAAACTGGAGAAGTAGTTAAAACAGTGACTATCGTTACAACAGAAGCCAATAGTGCATTGGCGAAAGTGCATAACAGGGATGAAAGCAATCCAAGAATGCTCAACATCATACCGAATGAGATGAAATTTGACTGGCTTCATGAGATTCAGAACGATTCCGATAAAAAGTTTATTGAATCGCTCATTAGACCTTACCCGGAAGAAGAACTGACAATTTATCCAGTAGGCCAATTGCGCGGTAAAAATGGGCTAGGAGATGTGCCTGAAGCGCATGAAAAAGTTGAATACGAAGACATAGAAGTTCCTTTATTTGATTAA
- a CDS encoding TlpA disulfide reductase family protein, whose translation MIKIENRIVKPLSLIVALVLLITSCTSGNGNGQEQVEEGIEISGVVSYPQSGSITLEKYENNKPVPYDTFQLDENYSFKKMVSIEEPGYYRLNFYNTQFVNVLLDKDDISVRVDGNNRAGFAEVSGSSDHDFIQKVQEMGSAFQSSQEVQEINQKFTIARNTNDLEAMTAAQDEYMALDDSFKEKIAAMVDSAGATLGVLEILRSGRMLDKDKHYDLYVKIAEEAKKELPNSEVAIQFIEEVEASKQLAIGMVAPEIALPNPEGEVVPLSSLRGKYVLVDFWAKWCGPCRKENPNVVRMYNKYNDQGFEVYGVSLDRKKEDWLQAIEQDGLHWTQVSDLKYWNSEAAKTYNIKAIPFALLLDPEGRIIGKNLRGRALEQKLEEIFGEG comes from the coding sequence ATGATAAAAATTGAAAATAGAATTGTGAAACCATTATCATTAATTGTAGCCCTCGTGCTACTCATAACATCTTGTACTTCAGGCAATGGCAACGGTCAGGAGCAAGTGGAGGAAGGTATTGAAATTTCTGGCGTGGTATCGTACCCACAATCAGGTAGTATAACACTAGAAAAGTATGAGAACAATAAACCCGTGCCCTATGATACTTTTCAATTGGATGAAAATTACTCATTCAAAAAGATGGTGAGTATTGAAGAACCTGGTTATTACCGTTTGAATTTTTATAATACACAGTTTGTGAATGTTCTTTTAGATAAAGATGACATTAGTGTGAGAGTTGATGGAAATAATAGAGCCGGTTTTGCAGAAGTTTCAGGATCATCCGACCACGACTTTATTCAAAAGGTGCAAGAGATGGGTTCTGCTTTTCAGTCGTCACAAGAAGTTCAGGAAATCAATCAAAAGTTTACAATTGCTAGAAATACTAATGATTTAGAAGCCATGACAGCGGCTCAAGATGAGTATATGGCATTAGATGATAGCTTTAAAGAAAAAATTGCTGCCATGGTAGATTCTGCCGGTGCCACTTTAGGGGTTTTAGAAATTTTACGCTCAGGCAGAATGCTGGATAAAGACAAGCATTATGATTTATATGTAAAAATTGCTGAGGAGGCTAAAAAAGAGTTACCTAATTCTGAAGTAGCTATTCAGTTTATTGAAGAAGTTGAGGCTAGCAAGCAATTAGCCATTGGAATGGTAGCACCTGAAATTGCTTTACCAAACCCCGAAGGGGAAGTAGTGCCATTATCTTCATTAAGAGGTAAATATGTGTTGGTAGATTTTTGGGCGAAATGGTGCGGTCCGTGCCGTAAAGAAAATCCTAATGTAGTTAGAATGTACAATAAGTATAACGACCAGGGTTTTGAGGTGTATGGTGTGTCACTAGATCGAAAAAAAGAAGATTGGTTGCAGGCCATTGAGCAAGATGGTTTACACTGGACCCAGGTTTCAGATCTTAAATACTGGAATAGCGAAGCAGCGAAAACGTATAATATTAAAGCAATTCCATTTGCGCTATTGTTAGACCCAGAAGGAAGAATTATTGGTAAAAACTTAAGAGGCAGAGCACTAGAGCAAAAGCTTGAAGAGATTTTTGGGGAGGGGTAA